TTACCATGAAAACTTATCATATTATCCCAGTCAAAAATGTAATCTGTTAATCGATTTCTAGATAAATCAGAATATTTTACTGCTCCTATTCCTATTTTTTTAGATATAGAATATAGTTGATATTTTGATAGTGTAGAATTTTTTTTTTGTGTAAGATAAAGCGATTTTTTTACAGCTGTTTTTAATAATTGATTTAATTTAATATTTTTACCATCTCTAGTTTTAAATGGTTTTTTGTCTTTTGATAAAACCATTCCAAACATATGATGTTCTATTTTTGTTTTTGATTTTATATAACCTGCTTTTCTCCCTATTGTTGTTATTTGTTGTAAATATTGAGCTTGTCGGCTATCTGTATAATATAATATACGATGTGCTTGTAATGTTTGACAACGATATTTTAAGCATGCAATATCTACAGTTGCATATAAAAATGCAGAGTCTTGTTTTTGAATGACAATACCCATTGGCAATCCTTGTCTATTTTTATATTCTTCAAGAAGAATAATTGTAGATCCATCAACTACAGTTGCTATTTTTTTATTTTTTAATTCTTTTATTACATTAGGAATCATATTATGATATTCACTTTCTCCTTTTATATCTTTTTTTTGTAATGTAATATTGAGTTTTTTATATATTTTACTATGTGATGTTATTGTGGTAGATACTATTTTTTTCCATATCCTTAATACATAAGGATCTTTTTGATGAAGTCTAGTTACATACCAACGTGCTTTTTCCGAAAATTTTTTTTCCTGTTCAAATTTTTTTTTAGATTTTTGATATAATTTTTCAATTATTTCTAATTTCATTTTCTTTTTTTTAAAAGACGGATTTTGTTCTTCGTATAAAGCTATTATCATTCCAAATTGGGTTCCCCAATCTCCAATATGATTAGCTCTAATAACTTTATGACCTAAAAATTCGGCAATACGAGCTGATACATCTCCTAGTATAGTAGAACGTAAATGTCCAATATGCATATCTTTTGCTACATTTGGTGATGAATAATCAATAATTACTGTTTTTGGTATTAATTTTTTAATCCCTAAACGTGTTTTATAAAAAATTTTATTAATGTTATCTTCTATCCATTTTTGATTTATATAAAAATTTACAAATCCTGGTGATATTACACAAATTTTTATAAAAATACAGGATAAAGGAATTAATTTCACAATTTTTTTTGCAAATTTTACTGGTTCTATTTTTTTTATATATGCAAGATGCATTATTCCATTGGATTGATAATGACCTAAATTTTTTTTTTGAATAATTTTTATCATTGGATCAAATGTATCTGTGATTCCGATTTTGAGGATTGTTTTTTTAACTATATTAGATATAAAACATTTTATGTTCATATTCAATTTATTGATCTATTTGATAGTGTTAAAGATGATCTTTTTTAATCAAGATATTATCTACAAATAATAACAT
This Buchnera aphidicola (Thelaxes californica) DNA region includes the following protein-coding sequences:
- the argS gene encoding arginine--tRNA ligase, coding for MNIKCFISNIVKKTILKIGITDTFDPMIKIIQKKNLGHYQSNGIMHLAYIKKIEPVKFAKKIVKLIPLSCIFIKICVISPGFVNFYINQKWIEDNINKIFYKTRLGIKKLIPKTVIIDYSSPNVAKDMHIGHLRSTILGDVSARIAEFLGHKVIRANHIGDWGTQFGMIIALYEEQNPSFKKKKMKLEIIEKLYQKSKKKFEQEKKFSEKARWYVTRLHQKDPYVLRIWKKIVSTTITSHSKIYKKLNITLQKKDIKGESEYHNMIPNVIKELKNKKIATVVDGSTIILLEEYKNRQGLPMGIVIQKQDSAFLYATVDIACLKYRCQTLQAHRILYYTDSRQAQYLQQITTIGRKAGYIKSKTKIEHHMFGMVLSKDKKPFKTRDGKNIKLNQLLKTAVKKSLYLTQKKNSTLSKYQLYSISKKIGIGAVKYSDLSRNRLTDYIFDWDNMISFHGNTAPYIQYTYTRILSILKKINNNVKTIQQPIILNNHTESELSLKILQFEETIHEVFNFGLPHILCSYLYQLSVLYSSFYEKHSVLHIQNEKIKNSRLKLSYLTAKTIKKGLHLLGIQTMKKM